A genome region from Dolichospermum compactum NIES-806 includes the following:
- a CDS encoding Cas10/Cmr2 second palm domain-containing protein — MTKYTAITFAPVQGFIEKSRKLRDLYGASLILSYLSQQLVLSVKKNGLKVISPAIPNLQKGMPNRILIKGEMSKKDAEKILLSAWKEMLKVCRTWIEEKLPPPEFEYHWEREWTLWGGHTWEIFQGTGCSIEAAMNDLETNKLSRDWSAVNWIGESSSLTGTDGIAFPGLGGEKRNPKNMNYSDEKEEIEKFYARLAAVTQEESETPEGKFIADNEKLSIPELVKRLVTRHEIATELGIEELDKSFKEIQRKPQPAQPENNQESIPGQWTGWFMGDGDKVGDHLKELAQKENGDGEIKNFSDAMRNWGKQFDDRFNLRKKLGRIVYAGGDDFLGIIYSKNLAEPIPAFEAYEWLLTLNETWKEHKQPINVSVGFVWVGGSVPQRDVLQHCREAEKVAKSLGRDRVTIRVVFNSGQYVQWTCPWCYLDILMKYQDRDKQSNWSHIYQDLAHLESRRTFKIENKDEAYIVEKSALEFFELYFPSEGKKILEDKNYELAKKITGFGDNIDAMERSNLIIDWITDLVKVGWHLCSNT; from the coding sequence ATGACTAAATATACTGCTATCACCTTCGCACCTGTTCAAGGGTTTATCGAGAAATCGCGTAAACTTAGAGACTTATATGGTGCATCTCTGATTCTCTCTTATTTGAGTCAGCAGCTAGTTTTGTCTGTTAAGAAAAACGGATTAAAAGTAATTTCTCCAGCAATACCTAATTTACAAAAAGGGATGCCTAACCGCATTCTGATTAAAGGAGAAATGAGCAAAAAAGATGCAGAAAAAATATTACTTTCTGCATGGAAAGAGATGTTAAAAGTTTGTCGAACTTGGATAGAGGAAAAATTACCTCCACCTGAATTTGAATATCACTGGGAACGTGAGTGGACGCTTTGGGGTGGTCATACTTGGGAGATATTTCAAGGAACTGGTTGCTCTATTGAAGCAGCAATGAATGATTTAGAAACTAATAAATTATCCCGTGATTGGAGTGCTGTTAATTGGATTGGTGAGAGTTCTAGCTTAACAGGTACAGATGGAATTGCGTTTCCTGGTTTGGGGGGAGAAAAGCGCAATCCTAAAAATATGAATTATAGTGATGAAAAGGAAGAAATTGAAAAATTTTATGCAAGACTAGCAGCAGTAACACAAGAAGAATCAGAAACACCAGAAGGTAAATTTATAGCAGATAATGAAAAACTGAGTATTCCCGAATTAGTAAAGCGCCTAGTTACTCGACATGAAATAGCCACAGAATTAGGGATAGAAGAACTCGACAAAAGTTTTAAAGAAATTCAACGTAAACCACAACCAGCACAACCAGAAAATAATCAAGAAAGTATACCTGGACAATGGACAGGTTGGTTTATGGGAGATGGTGATAAAGTTGGAGATCATTTAAAAGAATTAGCTCAAAAAGAAAATGGTGATGGAGAAATAAAGAACTTTAGTGATGCAATGCGTAATTGGGGAAAACAATTTGATGATAGATTCAATTTACGCAAAAAATTAGGGAGAATTGTTTACGCTGGTGGTGATGATTTTTTAGGAATTATCTATAGTAAAAATCTTGCTGAACCAATTCCAGCATTTGAAGCATATGAATGGTTATTAACATTAAATGAGACATGGAAAGAACATAAACAACCTATTAATGTTAGTGTCGGTTTTGTATGGGTTGGTGGTAGTGTTCCCCAGCGAGATGTTTTACAACATTGTCGGGAAGCGGAGAAAGTAGCCAAATCTTTAGGGAGAGATAGGGTGACTATTCGCGTGGTTTTTAATAGTGGTCAATATGTCCAGTGGACTTGTCCTTGGTGTTATTTGGATATTTTAATGAAATATCAAGATAGAGATAAACAATCAAATTGGAGTCACATTTATCAAGACTTAGCACATTTAGAATCTCGACGCACATTTAAAATTGAAAATAAAGATGAAGCCTATATTGTTGAAAAATCAGCTCTGGAATTTTTTGAGCTTTATTTTCCCAGTGAGGGTAAAAAAATACTAGAGGATAAAAATTATGAACTAGCAAAAAAAATAACTGGTTTTGGTGACAATATTGATGCTATGGAAAGATCAAACTTAATCATTGATTGGATAACAGATTTAGTTAAAGTGGGTTGGCATTTATGTTCAAATACTTAA
- a CDS encoding type III-B CRISPR module-associated Cmr3 family protein: MFKYLISINPLGFMYGSAGAFLSPENLVGRSGAKFPPEAATLSGLIFSINKINEQYSQTELRDNLYVTGPFWAKSNNKQNFFVPIPWHKIIAKKGFGEWKIENGEWQLEKSIDKPEPDYRWQTIESWKTSAKALKGTTNIADNPWKFVSFLHPKIQTTQRCTEDANGLFLENSVQIPDDVCLVYLSNYPIENGWYKFGGENHIVEISCDKLNPRIIDILNQKVSKSFALITPGIWGSNRISHRQPQHNNFPETIQMLTDKPVPYRFRSQGTLGRGRYAVPAGSVYVLKEPINKPWWEWDEKWFPKEGYSLKKVGCGLCLPVEIKGVN; encoded by the coding sequence ATGTTCAAATACTTAATTAGTATTAATCCTTTAGGATTCATGTATGGTAGTGCAGGAGCGTTTTTATCACCTGAAAACTTAGTTGGTCGTTCTGGAGCTAAATTTCCTCCTGAAGCTGCTACATTATCAGGCTTAATCTTTAGCATCAATAAAATTAACGAACAATATTCTCAAACAGAATTGAGAGATAATCTTTATGTCACAGGTCCATTTTGGGCAAAATCAAATAACAAACAAAACTTTTTTGTTCCCATTCCTTGGCATAAAATTATAGCCAAAAAAGGCTTTGGAGAATGGAAAATAGAAAACGGTGAATGGCAGTTAGAAAAGAGTATAGATAAACCAGAACCCGATTATCGCTGGCAAACTATAGAATCTTGGAAAACATCAGCAAAAGCACTGAAAGGTACTACTAATATTGCTGATAATCCTTGGAAATTTGTTTCTTTTCTACATCCCAAAATTCAAACAACTCAACGCTGTACAGAAGATGCTAATGGACTATTTTTAGAAAACTCTGTCCAAATTCCCGATGATGTTTGTTTAGTTTATTTATCAAACTATCCCATTGAAAATGGTTGGTATAAATTTGGAGGTGAAAATCACATTGTTGAAATATCCTGTGACAAACTTAATCCAAGAATCATAGATATTTTAAATCAAAAAGTTAGCAAATCTTTCGCTTTAATTACACCAGGGATTTGGGGTTCTAATCGAATATCTCACCGTCAACCTCAACATAATAATTTTCCTGAAACCATACAGATGTTAACTGATAAGCCCGTTCCCTATCGTTTCCGTTCCCAAGGAACATTAGGAAGAGGACGTTATGCTGTTCCTGCGGGCAGTGTTTACGTTCTCAAAGAACCTATTAATAAACCTTGGTGGGAATGGGATGAAAAATGGTTTCCCAAAGAAGGTTACAGTCTCAAGAAGGTCGGTTGTGGTTTGTGTTTACCAGTAGAAATTAAAGGAGTTAACTAA
- a CDS encoding RAMP superfamily CRISPR-associated protein gives MYKKAYGIIETLAPLHVGATAGEESGNLNLIFRDQFTQTGIVPGSSIRGRLRSEMYNSQGKEEADKWYGNEGEIGKANSTTESIVKLEYASIIWIPVFCPGQPIVWVSCPRLLQRYKRIAGDSVQVQVDGKPKFLKDIQIPDPYTGSTNLVAKQATGGKKTIFFNLGFLEISKTKDLSPWFPDLKEQPAVIVDNADIGMIHDMALYRQSRVRLKPDQKVVDGGGFFNTEALPEGTILVFPIAIRDDKSDKKWQPLTSGETADIYLGGLESIGLGHCELTFKGV, from the coding sequence ATGTATAAAAAAGCCTACGGCATTATTGAAACCTTAGCACCGCTTCATGTAGGTGCAACAGCAGGAGAAGAAAGCGGTAATTTAAACTTAATTTTCCGTGACCAATTTACCCAAACTGGGATTGTTCCTGGTAGTTCTATTCGTGGTCGTTTACGTTCAGAAATGTATAATTCCCAAGGAAAAGAAGAGGCTGATAAATGGTATGGAAATGAAGGAGAAATAGGAAAAGCTAATAGTACAACAGAATCTATAGTTAAACTAGAATACGCTTCTATTATTTGGATTCCCGTTTTTTGTCCCGGTCAACCGATAGTCTGGGTAAGCTGTCCCCGTTTATTGCAACGTTATAAAAGAATTGCTGGTGATAGTGTTCAAGTTCAAGTAGATGGTAAACCTAAATTTCTCAAAGACATCCAAATTCCTGATCCTTATACAGGTTCAACTAATCTTGTAGCTAAACAAGCAACAGGAGGTAAAAAAACCATCTTCTTTAATTTAGGTTTTTTAGAAATTAGCAAAACTAAAGACTTATCACCTTGGTTTCCTGATCTCAAAGAACAACCAGCAGTAATAGTAGATAATGCTGATATTGGGATGATTCATGATATGGCTTTATATCGTCAAAGTCGTGTGCGATTAAAACCAGATCAAAAAGTAGTAGATGGTGGTGGTTTTTTTAATACCGAAGCATTACCTGAAGGCACTATTTTAGTATTTCCTATTGCCATTAGAGATGATAAATCTGACAAAAAATGGCAGCCTTTAACAAGTGGTGAAACCGCAGATATTTATCTTGGTGGTTTAGAATCTATCGGTTTAGGTCACTGTGAATTAACCTTTAAAGGAGTATAA
- a CDS encoding YggS family pyridoxal phosphate-dependent enzyme: MSSSISDRFAHIRASLPSTVRLVAVTKKVSTELMREAYTAGIRDFAESRIQEAASKQAELQDLSDITWHLIGHLQTNKARKALELFSWIHSVDNLPLAQRLNTLAAELGVNPKVCLQVKILPDANKSGWMVPELLADLAALKQCQNLQIQGLMTIPPQGLTDGEILNVFDSTYELAQTIKSQNCPNITMQQLSMGMSGDYQLAVQAGATMVRLGTILFGQRA; encoded by the coding sequence ATGAGTAGTTCAATTAGCGATCGCTTCGCTCATATTCGCGCCTCACTCCCATCTACAGTGAGGTTGGTTGCTGTTACAAAAAAAGTATCTACTGAATTAATGCGGGAAGCATACACCGCAGGAATTCGTGATTTTGCCGAAAGTCGCATCCAAGAAGCTGCCAGTAAACAAGCCGAATTGCAAGATTTATCGGATATTACCTGGCACTTAATTGGACATCTACAAACTAACAAAGCCAGAAAAGCCTTAGAACTATTTTCATGGATTCACTCCGTTGATAACTTGCCACTGGCACAACGCTTAAATACCCTAGCGGCAGAACTGGGAGTGAATCCGAAGGTATGCTTACAAGTCAAAATTCTCCCCGACGCAAATAAATCTGGTTGGATGGTTCCAGAATTATTGGCTGACTTGGCAGCACTTAAGCAATGTCAAAATTTACAAATTCAAGGTTTGATGACAATTCCGCCGCAAGGTTTGACGGATGGAGAAATTTTAAATGTATTTGATAGTACGTATGAATTAGCACAAACCATCAAATCACAAAATTGTCCAAATATAACTATGCAGCAATTATCAATGGGTATGTCTGGGGATTACCAATTGGCAGTGCAAGCAGGGGCAACAATGGTGCGATTAGGTACAATTTTGTTTGGTCAACGGGCTTAA
- the pipX gene encoding transcriptional coactivator PipX — MNPENSETYINHPTWGLLYRICMVDENQDLFTTLYAQRLFFLVTTELKVLKFQPIGRTEARMMLENRLRTLRRSGNSQEYEQLQGVFQRTFQ; from the coding sequence ATGAATCCAGAAAACTCAGAAACTTACATAAATCATCCAACTTGGGGTTTACTCTATAGGATCTGTATGGTTGATGAGAACCAGGATCTGTTTACCACACTCTACGCCCAACGCTTATTTTTTTTAGTGACAACTGAGCTTAAAGTCCTGAAATTTCAGCCAATTGGTCGGACTGAGGCTAGGATGATGCTGGAAAATCGCCTCCGGACTTTGCGCCGTAGTGGTAATTCTCAGGAGTACGAGCAACTTCAAGGTGTATTTCAGCGCACATTCCAATGA
- a CDS encoding type II toxin-antitoxin system prevent-host-death family antitoxin, with the protein MTNQQINIDDANIKTVIDKVAIEGRRIVIHQAGKPMAALVPLEELEILEELEELEDQLDIQAAEEAIKESGAVSWEDVKLRFGL; encoded by the coding sequence ATGACTAATCAGCAAATAAATATTGATGATGCAAATATTAAAACGGTTATAGACAAAGTTGCAATTGAGGGAAGACGTATTGTTATACATCAAGCTGGAAAACCTATGGCAGCTTTAGTTCCCCTTGAAGAGTTAGAGATATTGGAGGAGTTAGAAGAGTTAGAAGATCAGCTTGATATTCAAGCGGCAGAGGAAGCGATAAAAGAATCAGGAGCAGTGTCTTGGGAAGATGTTAAGCTACGGTTTGGGCTGTAA
- a CDS encoding type II toxin-antitoxin system RelE family toxin — MEYQIVLKPCAARDVSKLAQAFKEAVGVVIDSLKKNPRPLGVKKLYHNQDLYRVRVKDHRIVYQIDDKSHEVLIVIIGLRNRVYRRI; from the coding sequence ATGGAATACCAAATTGTTCTGAAGCCTTGTGCTGCGAGAGATGTTAGTAAACTTGCACAAGCTTTCAAAGAGGCTGTAGGCGTTGTTATAGACTCCTTGAAAAAAAATCCTCGGCCTTTAGGAGTTAAAAAGCTTTATCACAATCAAGACCTGTATAGAGTGCGTGTAAAAGACCACCGAATAGTTTACCAAATTGATGATAAATCTCACGAAGTATTAATCGTGATCATTGGACTGAGAAACAGAGTTTATCGAAGAATTTGA
- a CDS encoding CRISPR-associated protein Cmr3: MFEFLIIIEPLGFLYGSAGRSIDEENFISLSNRKFPPSTATISGIYAANLETELITSLQIAGPFWSYTEEPQNFYVPLPFNYLVENGEIKDIFYWDFQTQAWQLETGDLLTDELIKTEQWIPIKSWYNPKEIHQNPWKYIPHLHPRFSLEQRHLDSDSSQENLFLENAVQIDPDTCLIYLSNIPLNDGCYRLGGEGHTVDIHCLKIANSTQELFNEPVGKQFAIITPAVWGSTRLSYIQPMIYKDHEFQPVWEIESIFTEKPQPFRYRLGGTGNTKRLSRGRYAVPSGSVYVIKKAIKQPWYKWSKEWFPTEGYNFKRWGCSLALPL, encoded by the coding sequence ATGTTTGAATTTCTCATCATTATCGAACCTTTAGGATTTTTATATGGTAGTGCAGGTCGTTCTATTGACGAAGAAAATTTTATTAGCTTATCAAATAGAAAATTTCCCCCCAGTACAGCAACCATATCAGGAATATATGCAGCTAACCTAGAAACAGAATTAATTACTTCACTGCAAATAGCTGGACCATTTTGGTCATATACAGAAGAACCACAAAATTTTTATGTCCCATTGCCATTTAACTATTTAGTAGAAAATGGAGAAATTAAAGATATATTTTATTGGGATTTTCAAACTCAAGCATGGCAACTAGAAACAGGTGATTTATTAACAGATGAATTGATAAAAACTGAACAATGGATACCTATTAAATCTTGGTATAATCCAAAAGAAATACATCAAAATCCTTGGAAATACATACCACATTTACATCCCCGATTTTCTCTAGAACAACGTCACCTTGATAGTGATAGCAGTCAAGAAAATTTATTTTTAGAAAATGCTGTACAAATAGATCCTGATACCTGTTTGATCTATCTCAGTAACATACCTTTAAATGATGGTTGCTATCGTTTAGGTGGTGAAGGACACACAGTAGATATACATTGTTTAAAAATTGCTAACTCAACTCAAGAGTTATTTAACGAACCCGTTGGTAAACAATTTGCCATCATTACTCCTGCTGTATGGGGTTCTACTCGCTTATCTTATATTCAACCCATGATTTACAAAGATCATGAATTTCAACCTGTATGGGAAATTGAATCAATTTTCACAGAAAAACCTCAACCTTTTCGCTATCGGTTAGGTGGTACTGGTAACACCAAACGCTTATCTCGCGGACGTTATGCTGTTCCTTCAGGTAGTGTATATGTTATCAAAAAAGCTATAAAACAACCTTGGTATAAATGGTCAAAGGAATGGTTTCCTACAGAGGGTTATAACTTTAAACGTTGGGGATGTAGTCTAGCACTACCCTTGTAA